The nucleotide sequence TTCCTCGAGAACCTTCTGGTGGCGGCGCTGCATCGAGCAGTCGCGCTCGCCGAGATGGACGGCATTGCCGTGTTCGTCGGCAAGGATCTGGATCTCGATATGGCGCGGCGTCTCGAGAAACTTTTCCATGTAGACCATCGGATTGCCGAAGGCGGCGCCGGCTTCGGTCTTGGTCATCGTGACGGCGTTGAGCAGCGCGGCTTCGGTGTGGACGACGCGCATCCCGCGTCCGCCGCCGCCGCCCGCGGCCTTGATGATGACCGGGTAGCCGATCGCGCGCGCGGTCTTGAGGATCTCCTGCGGGTCATCGGCGAGTGCGCCGTCCGAGCCGGGCACGCAGGGCACCTTGGCGTCGATCATGGCCTGCTTGGCCGCGACTTTGTCGCCCATCAGGCGGATGTTGTCGGGGCGCGGGCCGATGAACGTGAAACCCGACGATTCGACGCGTTCGGCGAAGTCGGCGTTCTCGGAAAGGAAGCCGTAGCCGGGATGGATGGCGGCGGCGTCGGTGACTTCGGCGGCAGCGATGATCGACGGCACGTGCAGATAGCTTTGCGCGGACGGGGCGGGTCCGATGCACACCGATTCGTCGGCGAGCTTGACGTATTTGGCGTCGCGGTCGGCCTCCGAGTAGACCGCGACCGTCTTGATCCCCATTTCGCGGCAGGCGCGCTGGATTCTCAGGGCTATCTCGCCGCGGTTGGCGATCAGAATCTTTTCAAACATGTTGGATGAGGCTCGGTGAGGATGAGGGACGGGAAGTGACGACGGCTACGCCTGACGCCTCATGGCCGCTGCTTCACGCGATGACAAACAGGGGTTCGCCGTATTCGACCGGCTGGCCGTTCTCGACCAGGATCGCCTTGATGACGCCGCCCTGGTCGGCTTCGATCTCGTTCAGGAGCTTCATCGCTTCGATGATGCACAGGGTGTCGCCGGCGCTCACGTTCTGGCCGACTTCGGCAAAATTCTTGGAACCGGGCGAGGGGGCGCGG is from Thiobacillus denitrificans ATCC 25259 and encodes:
- the accC gene encoding acetyl-CoA carboxylase biotin carboxylase subunit, coding for MFEKILIANRGEIALRIQRACREMGIKTVAVYSEADRDAKYVKLADESVCIGPAPSAQSYLHVPSIIAAAEVTDAAAIHPGYGFLSENADFAERVESSGFTFIGPRPDNIRLMGDKVAAKQAMIDAKVPCVPGSDGALADDPQEILKTARAIGYPVIIKAAGGGGGRGMRVVHTEAALLNAVTMTKTEAGAAFGNPMVYMEKFLETPRHIEIQILADEHGNAVHLGERDCSMQRRHQKVLEEAPAPGLDPKLRDKIGERCAEACRKIGYRGAGTFEFLYENGEFYFIEMNTRVQVEHPVTELITGIDIVQTQIRVAAGEKLPFQQKDIRFRGHAVECRINAEHPTTFVPSPGKLTNYHAAGGPGIRVDSHVYHGYYVPPHYDSMIGKLIAYGDTRDQAIARMRGALMEMVVEGIQSNIPLHQELMNDAAFIAGGTSIHYLEHKLAGEKG